The sequence below is a genomic window from Fusobacterium varium.
CTTTTCCAGATTTTTTAGTTTTACTAATTCACCAAAACTTATAAACTTATTTGAAAAAACCTCATATGGTGGTTTAGAATAATATTTATATTGATACTTTTCAACCTCATCATACATCTGAGTTCCCTTTAACAGTTTTAAAAATCCAAGTTGAATCATCTCAGGTTTTAAATTATATACATAGTTAAAAGAATCTTTAAAAATATCGTATGTCTCATATGGCAATCCTGCTATTAGATCTAAGTGCAAGTGAATGTTTCTACTGATTCTTCTTACATTGTGAGCTAGTTTATCAAGAATATTATTTCTTTTAATAGCCACCATTGTTTCAGGATTTATACTTTGAACTCCTATTTCAAATTGAAAATATCCCTTTGGCACTTTTTCTAAAAAGTCTAAAGTTTCATCATCAAAAATATTAGCATTTATCTCAAAATGGAAAGTTATCCCCTCTCTATAATTTTCAAGAAGAAATTTCCAAATTTCCATATATCTCTCTTTTTTTAAGTTAAAAGTTCTATCTACAAATTTTAAAAGTTTAATTGGAGAGTCTAAAAATCTTTTCAGATCCTTTTTCACTCTATCTAAACTATAATATCTCACTGTTTTATCTATTGAAGACAGACAATATGAACAACTAAAAGGACACCCTCTTGAACTTTCATAATAGAAAATCTTTGTTCTATCCTCTAACTCCCAATCCTCATATGGAAATGGAACTATATCTAAATTCTCTATTATAGGTTCAATTCCATTAAAAATTATCTCTCCATTCTCTCTATAAACAACTCCAAGTGCTTTCTTATCTTTTTTAGTTAAAAAGTTTAAAATAACTTTTTCCCCTTCTCCCAATAATAGAGCATCTACCTCTGGCATATTTGCCATAAATTTTTCCCATTTATACGATACCTCAGGACCACCTAAAATAATTTCAACATTAGGTAGTACTTTTTTTAACTCTCTTACTATTTCAACAACATACTCTTTATTCCAAATATATGTTGAAAAGATAATTTTATCAGGATTTAATTCATAAATATCCTTAATAATATTAAACACTTGATTATTTATATTTGTTTCATAAATCTCTATTTTCAGATCACTATTTGCCTCTACATATTTTTTTAGATATCTAACTGCTAAATTTAGATGTACATACTGGCTATTTATTCCAGCCAAAACTATTTTACTCACTATTTGTTCTCCTTATTCTTTCTTTGAAATTCTAAATGTTCTCTATATGTTTTACTGAAAAAGTGTCCCCCATCTCCCTTAGCTACAAAGAATAGATAATCTGTTTTTGCTGGGTTATAAGCTGCTTCAACAGATACTACACTTGGATTTGATATTGGAGCTGGTGGAAGTCCCTTATATTTATATGTATTATATGGAGAATCTATCTCTAAATCCTTATAATACATTCTTTTCTTCTTATAATTATATACAAAATTAACTGTTGCATCAGAGGCTAATTTCATTCCCTTATCCATTCTATTATAAAAAACAGATGCCATTAAAGGTTTTTCCTCATCTAACTTTGCCTCTCTCTCTAATATTGATGCCATTATCAATTTTTGATAAAATTCCTCTTTATTTGGATAGTTTTCAGGTGGAAATTTTTTCAAAAACTCTCTCAATAAAGTTCTTAAAATTAATCTCTCATCATAATTTTCTGGAATATAATAAGTTTCTGGGTATAGATACCCCTCAAAATTTCCATTAGGTGTAGGATATGGAAATTCTATCTCATTAAATGTCTTATAAAACTTATCCTTGTCTATCTTACCCATCTTCTCTAAAAGCTCAGCTATCTCAGCTACACTGTATCCTTCAGGTATTGTCAATCTAAATACCTTATCCTTTCCCTCTTCAAGAACATCAATAAGCTCTTTCATATTTAAATTACCTTTTAACTCATAGTAACCAGCTTTTATTCCTTTGCCTTCATTTCTATATTTTAAATACCCTTTAAATATTATATTTTTAGAAATTGGTAAAACTGATAAAGATTTTTTTAAAGGAACATCACTTTTTATCTCTATTACTTTAGCATATTTTTCAGGCTTATTTATCTCATGATAAATATACCCTACTCCTCCACCAATAATTATCATTACTACTATAAGTAAATATATTAATTTTTTCATAACTTTCTCCTCTAGAACTTTCTTTATATTATAGCATAATCTTACTCTCTAGCAAGAAAAAAGAAATACCTTAAAAATTATATTCCTTATATCAAATTTTTTCAAGTTTTTAATAAATTTTTAGACAAACAAAAAAGCTGCAGATTAACTGCAGCTTTAATATTATTCTAAGCTATTATTTTGATGCTGGTTCTATATGACCATAATCTCCATCTTTTCTCTTATAAACTATATTCATTTCACCAGTTTCACAGTTAGTAAATGGATAGAATGTTCTATTTAACATTTCAAGTTGAAGAATAGCTTCTTCTATATCCATAGGTTTTGCTGGTAATAAAACCTTAACTATGTTAACTGCTGCTTCTTTTTCAACTGTGTTAGTTTCAGGATTATATTTTATTTTTCTAACTCCAGTTGCTTGTCCATAGTTTGCGTTTCTTTTTTCTTTATGTTTCTTTAATTGTCCCTCTATAATATCAGAAACTTGATCTATAGCTGCGTATAAATCTACATCTGAGCAAGTTGCTTTTAGTGTACTTCCACTTAGATATGCTAATACTTCAGCTGTATGATTGCTTCCTGTTTTTGTTTTAACTGCTGATAAGCTAACATCTAATTCTATAATACTGTCGTGATACTTTTCAACCCTCCCTAGTTTGCTTTCTGCATACTTTCTAATTGCATCAGTTACAACTAATTGTTTTCCATGGATAGACATTTTCATAATACCACTTCCTTTTTGTTCTGCAAGTTCCATTTGCTTTGTACTATATTATACAAGAAACTTATCAAATTTCCTTTTTTATTTTTAAAAAAATTTTTTTATTCTTCAGTTTCTAGAACACCTTTTTTCAAATATAGTTTTTTATTTGATATTTGAGCTAGATCTTTAGAGTGAGTTACAACAATTATTGTTTGCTTTCTATTTTTATTTATTTCTTTTAAAATATTAAAGATTGTTTCACTTGTTTCTTCATCTAAGTTTCCAGTAGGTTCATCAGCTAATAAAATTTTAGGTGAGTTTATCAAAGCTCTAGCTATGGCTACCCTTTGTTTTTCTCCTCCTGATAATTGTGATGGTTTATGGTGTACTCTTTCTTCTAGTCCCACAGATTTTAAAAGTTCCATGGCTCTTTTTTCTATCTCTGATTTATTAGAAAAATCATCTATAAGAGCTGGTAACATAACATTTTCTAAAGCTGTAAACTCTGGAAGAAGATAATGAAATTGAAATACAAATCCTAACATTCTATTTTTCAATCTATCTTTCTCTACATCTGAAAGAACATCTACTTCCTTTCCATCTATAAATATTTTTCCACCATCTATCTTATCTAAAAGACCAATTACATTTAAAAGAGTAGATTTTCCAGAACCTGATCTACCTAAAATAGAGATAAACTCTCCCTCTTCTACTGATAGATTTAGATTTCTAATTATATGTAGCTTGTCTACACTTCCACTATAATATTTTTCAATATTCTCCAATCTTAATATCTCATTACTCATGTCTTAATGCCTCCACTGTCTCTAATTTTGCTGCTCTATATGCTGGGAATACACTTGATACAAATATAATTCCAAGATTTGCTCCTATTATTATCAATATCTCTTTAAATGAAATTTCTACTGGTATCTTTGTCAAATAATAGATTGATGTTACAAATGCAAGAGTATAATTTTTTATATACCATAACATTCCTAATGCTATCAGAGTTCCAATAACTATTCCTGCTACTCCTAAAATCATACCCTGTATCAAAAATATCTTCATGATACTCTTTCTAGAAAATCCCATTGATCTCATTATACCAATATCTTTTATCTTCTCTCTAACTAACATATTCAAAGTTACCCATACAACAAACCCTGCTATAATAACAATAAGAGAAAAAACCATAATCATAACTGTTTTTTCAAGAGAAAGAGCTGACAGAAGATTTCTATTTAGCTCTCCCCATGTTCTTGAAAAAGCCCCTAACTTAGTCATTATCTCATTTGCTACCTCTGGTGCTTTATATGGATCATTTAAAACTACATCAATTTTATTAACTGTATCTCCACTATACATCATATATTGAGCTGCTTTTAAAGGCATTATAATCATATTAATGTCATAGTCATAATATCCACTTTGAAATATTCCATCTATTTTAAATTTTATCTCTCTATTTTCAGATGAAATAATTGTTACTTCATCTCCTATACTAGCTCCTATATTTTTAGCTAACTCTTTTCCTATCAATAAACCATTTATTTTATTAGGGTTTATACTTCCCTCATATAATTTTTTATCAAGATCCATAGCTTTTCTAGCACTTTCCAGATCAAATCCCTCTATTCTAACTCCAGCTATATATCCCCCATAGACACCATTATATTTAAAAATACCCTGTGTCTCTATACTTGGTACTGCTCCTTTAACATTATTCAACTTTTCTATCTCACTTTTTAACTCTTTGTAATCTGACATATTCTCTCCATTTGAAACTAACACATGACTAGTCATTGAAAGAATACTATCAATCATATTTTTATCAAGTCCATTAGCTATACCTATTGATACAACTAAAACTATAATTCCTATTGCTATTCCTAACATTGAAATTAAACTTTGTCTCTTTCTTTCAAAAATATGTTTTTTTGCTATAAAAAATTCTACCATTTTCTGTCCTCTCTATCGTGTTTTTTCTATTTCAAAGTCAACTTTTTCAATCTCTCCATCAGAAGAAACTATAGTTACCTGATATTTTCCAGCTTTAAGATTCAGTTTTCTCTCGCTTTCTCTTCCTTCTCCTATATACTCTCCATTTATATACCAATAAATATTTTGTTTCTTCAAGTTAGCTATCTTTATAATTATATCCTTTTCTCCATCAAAATCTTTAGGAAGTATAATTTTTAGATTTTTTACTGGATATATAAATTTTACACTTTTTTTCTTTATCCTGTTGCTATATAAAGTTGAAATATCTCTATTTTCTTTGATTAAATAATTAATAACCTCTATTGGATAATTTAAAACTATCTCCTCTCTACTATTTACAAATTCACTATCCCTTGAGTCTACCTCTTTTCCATCCTCAGTTACAAAAATCTTTTTGTAATATGGAGATGTTTTCAGAGGCTTTACATCACTTGGATAATAAATCTCTTTAAAAGGTATATCATATTTTAATCTATATCCAGTTTCTTTGTCCACCTTTATTTTTAACATATGATCTTCAGGAAGAGTAAACTCCTTCTCCTTACAAGATAAAATATTAAATATATTAAAAAGTAACTTACCAGAAGTTTTAACTCCAGTTAAATTTATATTTCCCTTTCCTGTAAAATCTCCCGTCCATACTACCACTGTCCACTCTGGTGTCACTCCTGCTGCCCAACCATCTTTTCTTCCATAGCTCGTTCCTGTTTTCCAAGAGATTGGATTTTTTTCTATATACATTCTCTCTAATCCTGGACGTTGTAGCTCTTTTATAGTGTCTAATGTTAAATATGCACTTCCTTTTGACAGAAGTTGTTCTTCCTCTACTAAAGCTTGTGTTTTAATATATTTAAGATCTTTAAAATTCCCATAGTTTGCTAAACCTGTATAAAGTTTAGCTATATCTTCAACTTTTAACTCCTTAGTTCCTAAAATAAGAGAAAGCCCATATCTCGATACATCACTATCTTTAAATCCCAATACCTGCTTTAAAAAATAGAAAAATCTCTCCTCTCCATACTCTCTCAACAAGTTTACAAAGGGGATATTTAAAGATTTTATCAGTGCCTCTCTAATCTCTATCATTCCATAATATTTTTTATTAGCATTTTGAGGGGTGAAGTTTGAAAAATATAGAGGTACATCTGGGACTTTTGATTGTGGCGCAACTAATCCATCATCTATGGCTAGAGCAAAAAGAAAAGGCTTTAACACCGAACCTGGAGATCTTAAAGCTGTTATCCCATCAACTTGTCCATTGCTCTTTTCATCAAAAAATTCCTGTGAACCTATATAGGCCTTTACCTCATAGTTTCTGTTGTTAACTACCATTACAGCTATATTGGGAATCCCTTCACTTCTCAAATACTCACTATAATCTTTTACAACTTTTTCTATCTTACTTTGTAACTCTCTATCAATAGTTGTTTTTATTATCTTATCACTATTTTCATTTATTACTCTTCTTGTAAAGTGTGGAGCTATACTTTTAAAATAATATCTCTGCTTTGGTATAGGCTCTTTTATAGAAAGAGTGTGTTGTGACTCACTTATAACTTTTCTATCCTTTAACTTTTTTAAAAGTAAATTTCTTTTTTTTATTAATCTATCTCTGTTTTTCTCTACATGAATAAGCCCAGGAGAGTTAGGCAACACTGCTAAAAGTGCTGCCTCTCCCCAAGTAAGCTCATTTGGCTCTTTTTGAAAATATAAAAGCGATGCTGTCTTATATCCTACAATATTTCCACCATATGGAGCATTATTTAGATATATTCTCAATATCTCATCTTTATCAAAATTTCTATCTAATTTTAGAGCTTGTACTATCTCAATATACTTATTAAAATAACTTCTCTTTTTAGGATTCAATATCTTTACTACTTGCATATCTATGGTACTTGCCCCTGTTCTCTGCCTACTAAAAATATTATCTTTTACAGCTCTTATTATAGCTTTAAAATCAACTCCATTATGAGAGTAAAACTTTCTATCTTCAAAATTTAAAACTGCCTCTTTCAGCTTTTCAGGAATCTTCTCTTCACTTTTTAGATGCCATTGTTCATCTTTATTTAGATATACACCTAAAATTTTATCTTTCTCGTCAAGCACCATTTGACTATATCTACTTTCAAAACTCTCTTCCATCTTTTCTATATTAAAAGTCAGATATATTTTTAGTGTTACCCCTAATATAAAAATCAAAAATATTAGTGGTATATAATAAAGCTTTTTCATTATTTAACCTCAACTTCAGTTCCTTTTAAATAAGCTTCATAATTTTTATCATACATAGCCTCTGCCATTGTTCCTGGTAATCTATATCTTCCCTTTGTTACACTGTTAATTTTAACAAAGAAACTATTTCTTCCTGAATCATAATTATCAAAAGAGAAGAACCACATTATTCTATCATCTCTAATATCTTCATAATCAACATATGTATCCTCTGTTTTTTCCTCTACCCACTTAGGATAATCTTGATTTAAAGCTCTTAGATTTTCTATCTCCCAACCAGTTGGCAACACTTGAGTTAAAGCTACATTATTTATAGAGAAATATCTCTCTACATCATCACTAGGTAAAACTCTTACTTCTAACCAAAATGATTTTCCACTCTCTAAAGATTTTACAAACTCTTCTGATTGCTCTTTTCCATTTAAATCGTAGTAGTGTCTTTCTAGTTTAATATTTTTAGAGATATTTTCTCCCTCATAGTTAATAGGAACACCTTCCCAATAATAATTAACATATATCTCTTTTCCATCATTAGCTCTTACTTTTATATTTTTAATATCTTCTGAAAGATTTTCAATATAATCTTCATCACTTGAGATAAATTTTCTAGTTTTTCTATTGATTTCAAGAATAGCTTTTAACTTCTCTTTCTCTTTATTTTCTTTTATCTCTGCCATAGTTAAAAGAGAGTAAGCACTACTTTGAGTAGATAGCCACTCTTGAGATTGAAGAACTTTTACTATCTCATTATAAAGATTTTTCTCTATTTTCTCATAGATAGTATAGTAAGCACTTAATACTATTGCCTTGTCTTTAAGCCTTGAACCATAGCTACTTGAATAATATTCATAACTAGCTTTAGGAATCTCTATTGAAAGCTTATCCCCTATCTCTCTAGCCATCTTCTCATCACCAGAAAGTTTATATGTAGCTGCTAAATACCATTGACTTGGAACTAACATCTTATCTAAGTAATTTTCATACATCAAGTTCATCTCACTGATATCTGGCTCTCCTGCCAATGCCAATAGATAAAGAGTATAAGCTTTTAGATCTATATCTCCACTATAATTTTTAGCCTGTTGTTTACTAAATCTCAACCATTTCTCATACATATCATTAGGTA
It includes:
- a CDS encoding B12-binding domain-containing radical SAM protein; protein product: MSKIVLAGINSQYVHLNLAVRYLKKYVEANSDLKIEIYETNINNQVFNIIKDIYELNPDKIIFSTYIWNKEYVVEIVRELKKVLPNVEIILGGPEVSYKWEKFMANMPEVDALLLGEGEKVILNFLTKKDKKALGVVYRENGEIIFNGIEPIIENLDIVPFPYEDWELEDRTKIFYYESSRGCPFSCSYCLSSIDKTVRYYSLDRVKKDLKRFLDSPIKLLKFVDRTFNLKKERYMEIWKFLLENYREGITFHFEINANIFDDETLDFLEKVPKGYFQFEIGVQSINPETMVAIKRNNILDKLAHNVRRISRNIHLHLDLIAGLPYETYDIFKDSFNYVYNLKPEMIQLGFLKLLKGTQMYDEVEKYQYKYYSKPPYEVFSNKFISFGELVKLKNLEKMLDYYYNSEKFSYTCDFVIKNNFDSAFTFFEKIADYYDKKEYLKISHKEVALFNILYDFYVENNLKDLDIFVEFLKYDYLALGKPGSYPEWLKSNKNSELHNQLIKDSEFKSVREGHKNSELEEFKYNIFTNKRENINIFFNYKTKKHEIIFK
- the mltG gene encoding endolytic transglycosylase MltG, with protein sequence MKKLIYLLIVVMIIIGGGVGYIYHEINKPEKYAKVIEIKSDVPLKKSLSVLPISKNIIFKGYLKYRNEGKGIKAGYYELKGNLNMKELIDVLEEGKDKVFRLTIPEGYSVAEIAELLEKMGKIDKDKFYKTFNEIEFPYPTPNGNFEGYLYPETYYIPENYDERLILRTLLREFLKKFPPENYPNKEEFYQKLIMASILEREAKLDEEKPLMASVFYNRMDKGMKLASDATVNFVYNYKKKRMYYKDLEIDSPYNTYKYKGLPPAPISNPSVVSVEAAYNPAKTDYLFFVAKGDGGHFFSKTYREHLEFQRKNKENK
- the raiA gene encoding ribosome-associated translation inhibitor RaiA; translated protein: MKMSIHGKQLVVTDAIRKYAESKLGRVEKYHDSIIELDVSLSAVKTKTGSNHTAEVLAYLSGSTLKATCSDVDLYAAIDQVSDIIEGQLKKHKEKRNANYGQATGVRKIKYNPETNTVEKEAAVNIVKVLLPAKPMDIEEAILQLEMLNRTFYPFTNCETGEMNIVYKRKDGDYGHIEPASK
- a CDS encoding ABC transporter ATP-binding protein translates to MSNEILRLENIEKYYSGSVDKLHIIRNLNLSVEEGEFISILGRSGSGKSTLLNVIGLLDKIDGGKIFIDGKEVDVLSDVEKDRLKNRMLGFVFQFHYLLPEFTALENVMLPALIDDFSNKSEIEKRAMELLKSVGLEERVHHKPSQLSGGEKQRVAIARALINSPKILLADEPTGNLDEETSETIFNILKEINKNRKQTIIVVTHSKDLAQISNKKLYLKKGVLETEE
- a CDS encoding ABC transporter permease; this translates as MVEFFIAKKHIFERKRQSLISMLGIAIGIIVLVVSIGIANGLDKNMIDSILSMTSHVLVSNGENMSDYKELKSEIEKLNNVKGAVPSIETQGIFKYNGVYGGYIAGVRIEGFDLESARKAMDLDKKLYEGSINPNKINGLLIGKELAKNIGASIGDEVTIISSENREIKFKIDGIFQSGYYDYDINMIIMPLKAAQYMMYSGDTVNKIDVVLNDPYKAPEVANEIMTKLGAFSRTWGELNRNLLSALSLEKTVMIMVFSLIVIIAGFVVWVTLNMLVREKIKDIGIMRSMGFSRKSIMKIFLIQGMILGVAGIVIGTLIALGMLWYIKNYTLAFVTSIYYLTKIPVEISFKEILIIIGANLGIIFVSSVFPAYRAAKLETVEALRHE
- the pbpC gene encoding penicillin-binding protein 1C produces the protein MKKLYYIPLIFLIFILGVTLKIYLTFNIEKMEESFESRYSQMVLDEKDKILGVYLNKDEQWHLKSEEKIPEKLKEAVLNFEDRKFYSHNGVDFKAIIRAVKDNIFSRQRTGASTIDMQVVKILNPKKRSYFNKYIEIVQALKLDRNFDKDEILRIYLNNAPYGGNIVGYKTASLLYFQKEPNELTWGEAALLAVLPNSPGLIHVEKNRDRLIKKRNLLLKKLKDRKVISESQHTLSIKEPIPKQRYYFKSIAPHFTRRVINENSDKIIKTTIDRELQSKIEKVVKDYSEYLRSEGIPNIAVMVVNNRNYEVKAYIGSQEFFDEKSNGQVDGITALRSPGSVLKPFLFALAIDDGLVAPQSKVPDVPLYFSNFTPQNANKKYYGMIEIREALIKSLNIPFVNLLREYGEERFFYFLKQVLGFKDSDVSRYGLSLILGTKELKVEDIAKLYTGLANYGNFKDLKYIKTQALVEEEQLLSKGSAYLTLDTIKELQRPGLERMYIEKNPISWKTGTSYGRKDGWAAGVTPEWTVVVWTGDFTGKGNINLTGVKTSGKLLFNIFNILSCKEKEFTLPEDHMLKIKVDKETGYRLKYDIPFKEIYYPSDVKPLKTSPYYKKIFVTEDGKEVDSRDSEFVNSREEIVLNYPIEVINYLIKENRDISTLYSNRIKKKSVKFIYPVKNLKIILPKDFDGEKDIIIKIANLKKQNIYWYINGEYIGEGRESERKLNLKAGKYQVTIVSSDGEIEKVDFEIEKTR